Proteins encoded by one window of Chlamydiales bacterium:
- the gcvH gene encoding glycine cleavage system protein GcvH produces the protein MKFTPSHEWIRLEGTEIGVVGITQQAQTELGEVVYIELPIVGKRVKAGDEVAVLESTKAAADIYSPVSGEIVEINTQLKDASEKINTSPESEGWLFKIKLVNPAELELLLDRKSYIALL, from the coding sequence ATGAAGTTCACACCATCGCACGAGTGGATCCGCTTAGAAGGAACCGAGATCGGAGTTGTAGGAATCACCCAGCAGGCTCAGACAGAGCTTGGAGAAGTGGTCTACATCGAGCTTCCCATCGTTGGCAAAAGAGTGAAAGCGGGCGATGAGGTCGCTGTGCTCGAATCGACGAAGGCGGCAGCCGACATCTACTCTCCTGTTTCTGGTGAGATCGTCGAGATCAACACGCAACTTAAAGATGCTTCGGAAAAGATCAACACCTCTCCTGAATCTGAAGGCTGGCTGTTTAAGATTAAGCTTGTAAATCCCGCAGAACTAGAGCTGCTTCTAGATCGCAAAAGCTACATCGCACTATTATGA
- a CDS encoding polymer-forming cytoskeletal protein, translating to MFKKPPRNFLDQDLIPSNQSDFSSLTSSFPSSLKTAHQSDTLASQEESAHEEPETTISANVSMRGTLAFHKVLRIDGIFEGELLSSGKIIIGPTGQVKANIDLDEAFISGKVEGNIRVRGRCVLRGRAEIRGDISAHSLSVDEGVIIAGHVRVGPVDSNPLLADIDLDNPLLH from the coding sequence ATGTTTAAAAAGCCGCCCAGAAATTTCTTAGATCAGGACCTCATACCTTCAAACCAGAGCGACTTCTCCTCCCTCACCTCATCCTTCCCCTCCTCTTTAAAGACAGCACACCAGTCCGACACTCTTGCTTCTCAGGAAGAGAGCGCGCACGAAGAGCCAGAGACCACAATTAGCGCAAACGTCTCAATGCGCGGAACCCTCGCTTTCCACAAGGTGCTGCGCATCGACGGAATTTTTGAAGGAGAACTCCTCTCTTCAGGCAAGATCATCATCGGACCTACAGGTCAGGTGAAAGCGAACATCGATCTCGATGAGGCGTTTATTTCTGGAAAGGTTGAAGGAAATATCAGAGTTAGAGGCCGCTGCGTTCTGCGTGGAAGAGCCGAAATCCGCGGAGACATCTCAGCTCACTCCCTTAGCGTCGACGAAGGAGTCATCATCGCAGGACACGTCAGAGTGGGGCCCGTCGATAGCAATCCGCTTCTCGCCGACATCGACCTCGACAATCCCCTCCTCCACTAA
- a CDS encoding DUF1653 domain-containing protein: MAVGSEELVVGALFQHYKGKKYKILAIGMHTEEYEPYVVYEGQYFCEKFGDHPVWVRPLKMFFETVEFEGREVPRFKRCT, translated from the coding sequence ATGGCGGTAGGAAGCGAGGAGTTGGTAGTAGGCGCTCTTTTTCAGCATTATAAGGGTAAAAAATACAAGATCCTAGCCATCGGCATGCATACGGAGGAGTATGAGCCCTACGTGGTCTATGAGGGGCAGTATTTCTGCGAAAAGTTTGGCGATCATCCAGTCTGGGTGCGCCCTTTAAAGATGTTTTTTGAAACCGTAGAGTTTGAGGGGAGAGAAGTTCCTCGATTTAAGCGATGCACCTAA
- a CDS encoding proline--tRNA ligase, producing MKKTAIEPTREENYPEWFQQVVRAADLAEHSPVRGCMVIKPWGYGIWENMQRVLDGMFKATGHQNAYFPLFIPLSFLEKEAQHVEGFAKECAVVTHHRLEKGKDGKLIPAGPLEEPLIVRPTSETIIGEMFSKWVTSYRDLPLLINQWANVVRWEMRTRLFLRTTEFLWQEGHTAHATRQEAEEETMRMLHTYEEFAQKYLAIPVIKGEKTEKERFPGAVSTYCIEMMMQDRKALQGGTSHFLGQNFSRVSKIQFRDAEGKEEFAWTTSWGCSTRLVGALIMSHSDDDGLILPPKIASAHIVILPVIHKPESKQEVLGYCHSLAGELRHIHYDGRPLTVLVDEREMGGGDKLWSWVKKGVPLRLEIGPRDIANGKLSLFRRDRPAREAIGITRQELSSTVTSILDEIQNGLFERALSMRTAHMKKIDSKKEFYDFFTPKNEEKPEIHGGFAYTHWCGERAVEDEIQEKLGVTIRCIPLDAEKEEGICPFTGKKSPQRVIFAKSY from the coding sequence ATGAAAAAGACAGCGATTGAGCCGACTCGTGAAGAGAACTATCCAGAATGGTTTCAGCAGGTGGTCCGCGCAGCGGATCTAGCTGAACACTCGCCCGTGCGCGGCTGTATGGTGATCAAACCCTGGGGGTATGGAATCTGGGAGAACATGCAGCGCGTGCTCGATGGCATGTTCAAAGCGACAGGCCACCAGAACGCCTACTTTCCTCTCTTCATTCCGCTCAGCTTTCTGGAAAAAGAAGCGCAGCACGTCGAAGGCTTTGCTAAAGAGTGCGCTGTCGTCACCCACCACCGTTTGGAAAAGGGCAAAGATGGCAAGCTCATTCCCGCTGGTCCTCTGGAAGAGCCGCTCATCGTCCGTCCGACTTCTGAGACGATCATCGGTGAGATGTTCTCCAAGTGGGTGACCTCCTACCGCGACCTTCCTCTGCTCATCAACCAGTGGGCAAACGTCGTCCGCTGGGAGATGCGCACCCGCCTCTTCCTCCGTACCACCGAGTTTCTCTGGCAAGAGGGACACACAGCTCACGCGACTCGTCAAGAGGCTGAAGAGGAGACGATGCGCATGCTTCACACCTATGAGGAGTTCGCGCAAAAATATCTCGCCATCCCTGTAATTAAAGGGGAGAAGACAGAGAAGGAGCGCTTCCCTGGCGCCGTTTCAACTTATTGCATCGAGATGATGATGCAAGATCGCAAGGCGCTGCAGGGAGGAACCTCCCACTTTTTAGGTCAGAACTTTTCGCGGGTCTCAAAAATTCAGTTCCGCGATGCTGAAGGCAAAGAGGAGTTTGCTTGGACAACCTCTTGGGGATGCTCGACTCGTCTTGTTGGCGCGCTCATCATGTCGCACAGCGATGATGATGGTCTTATCCTGCCTCCTAAAATCGCATCTGCACATATCGTCATTCTGCCTGTAATTCACAAGCCTGAGAGCAAGCAGGAGGTCCTCGGCTACTGCCACAGTCTCGCGGGCGAGCTCCGCCATATCCATTACGATGGACGCCCACTCACTGTTCTAGTTGACGAGCGCGAGATGGGTGGAGGAGATAAGCTCTGGTCGTGGGTGAAGAAGGGTGTTCCTCTTCGTTTAGAGATCGGCCCTCGCGACATCGCAAATGGAAAGCTTAGCCTCTTCAGACGAGACCGCCCTGCAAGAGAAGCAATTGGTATCACTCGCCAAGAGCTCAGCTCAACAGTCACCTCTATTCTCGACGAGATTCAGAATGGCCTTTTCGAGCGTGCGCTCAGCATGCGCACTGCGCATATGAAGAAGATCGACTCTAAAAAGGAGTTTTACGACTTCTTCACTCCAAAAAATGAGGAGAAGCCCGAGATTCATGGTGGCTTCGCCTACACCCACTGGTGCGGAGAGCGGGCCGTTGAAGATGAGATTCAAGAGAAGCTCGGCGTGACCATTCGCTGCATCCCTCTAGACGCCGAAAAAGAAGAGGGCATCTGCCCCTTCACCGGCAAAAAGAGCCCCCAGCGCGTCATCTTCGCCAAATCCTACTAA
- a CDS encoding ComF family protein yields MITPLLELIFPPLCLHCTEQTGQLKKRLCDECLKQMSLIELEGRCPRCFTEKEESGCPKCRTKGSPFKRMSSAFEYAGPAATLVQQFKFGKKQELARDLASWMLIQFLRLEVPLPDLIVPVPQPFMRTWTRGYNQSLLLAQEISRLLDRPCADLLKKRSGDFPQTGQSRKQRESLPSDAISWKKRRSISDETILLIDDVMTTGATLRHCAAALQEGYPAALYALTFCAS; encoded by the coding sequence GTGATCACGCCTCTGCTTGAACTCATCTTCCCGCCACTCTGCCTCCACTGCACGGAGCAGACGGGCCAGCTTAAAAAGAGGCTCTGCGATGAGTGTTTAAAGCAGATGAGCTTGATCGAACTCGAAGGAAGATGCCCCCGCTGCTTTACAGAGAAAGAGGAGAGCGGCTGTCCAAAGTGTCGAACAAAAGGAAGCCCTTTTAAGCGCATGAGCAGCGCCTTTGAGTATGCGGGGCCCGCAGCTACACTCGTTCAGCAGTTTAAGTTTGGAAAGAAGCAGGAGCTGGCAAGAGATCTCGCCTCCTGGATGCTCATTCAATTCTTGCGCCTTGAGGTTCCCCTTCCCGATCTCATCGTCCCCGTTCCTCAGCCCTTCATGCGCACCTGGACGCGAGGCTACAATCAGAGCCTTCTGCTCGCGCAAGAGATCAGCCGCCTTCTGGATAGACCCTGCGCCGATCTTCTGAAGAAGCGCAGCGGAGACTTCCCCCAAACAGGGCAGTCGCGCAAGCAGCGCGAGAGTCTTCCTTCAGATGCAATAAGCTGGAAAAAGAGGCGCTCGATCTCGGACGAGACCATTCTCCTTATCGACGATGTGATGACAACTGGCGCCACCCTTCGCCACTGCGCAGCAGCCCTGCAGGAGGGCTACCCCGCTGCGCTCTATGCGCTCACCTTCTGCGCCAGCTAA
- a CDS encoding lipoate--protein ligase family protein produces the protein MHLKVIDTGRSSAERNMQLDAQMLDSLEADAILHFYEWERESLTYGYFADPAKLLDLKRVQAEGIDLARRPTGGGVVFHLWDLAFSVLIPSTSPYFSLNTLDNYAFINNAVLKAVEQFLGGKESFKLTPEDGVALDESCNSFCMAKPTKYDLVLGGRKLAGAAQRKRKQGFLHQGTIALIMPPEPLLRSLLLPEAKVAEAILAHTYPLLGQEATPSQMAQAKKELRQFLENSLKTC, from the coding sequence ATGCACCTAAAAGTCATCGACACGGGCCGTTCAAGCGCTGAAAGGAACATGCAGCTAGACGCCCAGATGCTAGACTCTCTTGAAGCGGATGCGATTCTGCACTTTTACGAGTGGGAAAGGGAGTCTCTGACCTATGGCTACTTCGCAGATCCTGCTAAACTGCTCGATCTGAAGCGGGTGCAAGCAGAGGGGATCGATCTCGCCCGGCGGCCGACTGGCGGCGGAGTCGTCTTCCATCTCTGGGATCTCGCTTTTTCAGTCTTGATCCCTTCTACCTCTCCCTACTTTTCTTTGAATACACTCGATAACTACGCCTTCATTAATAATGCGGTTTTAAAAGCAGTTGAGCAGTTCTTAGGAGGTAAAGAGAGTTTTAAACTCACGCCGGAGGATGGGGTGGCTCTCGATGAGAGCTGCAACAGCTTCTGCATGGCAAAGCCTACTAAGTATGATCTTGTTCTTGGAGGCAGAAAGCTTGCCGGGGCTGCCCAGCGCAAGCGAAAACAGGGGTTTCTCCACCAGGGGACGATCGCTCTTATCATGCCTCCCGAGCCTCTTCTCCGCTCCCTCCTCCTCCCAGAGGCTAAGGTTGCGGAGGCGATTCTGGCCCACACCTATCCGCTGCTCGGCCAAGAGGCCACCCCATCGCAAATGGCTCAAGCAAAGAAAGAGTTGCGTCAGTTCTTGGAAAATTCACTTAAAACATGTTAA
- a CDS encoding type III secretion chaperone, translated as MSQVNWLEVLGWHQEELDDLRFVGYSYIRQGSYDLALSFFEALSVLSPNNAYDLQTLGAIYLQKNNNLMALNTIEKALKLEPNHYPTLLNRVKALLALGYKKQGLTSAKTLLTCPNEQIASQATALILAYT; from the coding sequence ATGAGTCAAGTTAACTGGTTAGAAGTTTTGGGATGGCATCAAGAGGAGCTGGACGATCTCCGTTTCGTCGGCTACTCCTATATTAGACAGGGAAGCTACGATCTTGCTCTCTCTTTCTTTGAGGCTCTCTCTGTTCTATCTCCTAATAATGCATACGATCTGCAAACACTCGGCGCCATCTATCTACAGAAGAATAATAATCTAATGGCTCTCAATACTATTGAGAAGGCTCTGAAATTAGAACCCAACCACTACCCCACTCTGCTCAATCGCGTGAAAGCCCTCCTCGCGCTCGGCTACAAGAAGCAAGGTCTTACCTCTGCAAAAACTCTTCTGACCTGCCCAAATGAGCAGATCGCAAGTCAAGCCACCGCACTCATTTTAGCCTACACCTGA
- a CDS encoding ATP-dependent Clp protease ATP-binding subunit, with amino-acid sequence MFDKFTNRAKQVIKLAKKEAQRLNHNYLGTEHVLLGLLKLGQGIAVNVLRNFNLDYDTVRAEVERLVGFGPEIQVYGDPALTGKVKKVFEFANEEAAALNHNYVGTEHLLLALLRQTDGVAAQVLENLNVSLRDIRKEVLKELETFNLQLPPMGMSGSSPNAPSPTGKPQEKAAQTPEKTPALKAYGHDLTELCREGKLDPVIGRKEEVERLILILCRRRKNNPVLIGEAGVGKTAIVEGLAHAIVKGEVPDNLAKKKLISLDLTLMIAGTKYRGQFEERIKAVMDEIKKNGNILLFIDELHTIVGAGAAEGAIDASNILKPALSRGEIQCIGATTLDEYRKHIEKDAALERRFQKILVAPPSVDEATSILMGLKAKYEEHHKCLYTEAALKSAVFLSDRYLTGRFLPDKAIDLLDEAGAKARIAMMHQPQDITKYEAEIEEVRVGKEEAISKQEYEKAAKMRDKEKNLRDHLQQIRNEWESKKEEHQVIVDEEEVATIVAKQTGIPITRLTEGETEKVLKMEEALKGMIIGQDEAVSTVCRAIRRSRADIKDPNRPIGAFLFLGPTGVGKTLLAKQLAINMFGGEDALIQIDMSEYMEKFAVSRLMGSPPGYVGHEEGGQLTEQVRQRPYSVVLFDEVEKAHPDVMNVLLQILEEGRLTDSFGRKVDFRNTIIIITSNLGADLIRRSTEVGFGSTEGMPDFKSMQEKIEGAVRKGFKPEFINRLDGVVIFRTLDRTHLLSVIDLEVKKLQARLSRKNIFLALDEKAKALLVNKGFQPEMGARPLRRVIEQQLEDPLAEKLLMNPGKGGSWLVSVEGDKFLFIDQALVTHDSKKEIVIAEKK; translated from the coding sequence ATGTTTGATAAATTCACCAATCGCGCAAAACAGGTCATTAAGCTCGCCAAAAAAGAGGCGCAGCGCCTTAACCATAACTATCTAGGAACCGAACACGTTCTGCTCGGCTTGTTAAAGCTCGGTCAGGGAATTGCTGTTAACGTTCTCAGAAACTTCAATCTCGACTATGACACTGTGCGCGCTGAAGTCGAGCGCCTTGTCGGCTTCGGTCCAGAGATTCAAGTTTATGGCGATCCCGCTCTCACTGGAAAAGTGAAGAAAGTTTTCGAATTTGCAAACGAAGAGGCTGCCGCTCTTAACCACAACTACGTCGGCACAGAGCACCTACTGCTTGCGCTTCTCAGACAGACAGATGGCGTTGCAGCGCAAGTTCTCGAAAACTTAAATGTCAGCCTTAGAGATATCCGCAAAGAGGTGCTGAAAGAGCTCGAAACGTTCAATCTGCAACTGCCTCCGATGGGAATGAGCGGCAGCTCTCCTAACGCTCCATCTCCAACTGGAAAACCTCAAGAGAAGGCAGCTCAAACTCCCGAGAAGACTCCAGCTTTAAAAGCCTACGGCCACGACTTAACAGAGCTCTGCCGCGAGGGCAAACTCGATCCAGTCATCGGCCGCAAGGAAGAGGTCGAACGCCTCATTCTGATTCTCTGCCGCCGCCGCAAAAACAACCCTGTACTCATCGGTGAGGCTGGAGTTGGAAAGACGGCGATTGTAGAAGGACTGGCTCATGCGATTGTAAAGGGAGAGGTGCCCGACAATCTCGCGAAGAAGAAGCTGATTTCGCTCGATCTTACACTCATGATCGCTGGCACTAAATACCGCGGCCAGTTTGAAGAGCGCATTAAAGCGGTGATGGACGAGATCAAGAAGAATGGGAACATCCTCCTCTTTATCGATGAGCTCCACACGATCGTAGGTGCAGGTGCAGCTGAAGGTGCAATCGACGCCTCTAACATTTTGAAGCCCGCTCTCTCTCGCGGTGAGATTCAGTGTATCGGTGCAACCACGCTAGACGAGTATAGAAAGCATATCGAAAAGGATGCAGCACTTGAAAGACGCTTCCAAAAAATTCTAGTCGCTCCTCCTTCTGTGGATGAGGCGACTTCAATTCTGATGGGCCTTAAAGCCAAGTATGAAGAGCACCACAAGTGCCTCTACACAGAAGCCGCCCTCAAATCGGCCGTCTTCCTATCCGATCGCTACCTAACAGGAAGGTTCCTGCCGGATAAGGCGATCGACCTGCTCGATGAAGCGGGTGCTAAAGCGCGCATTGCGATGATGCACCAGCCTCAAGACATTACCAAGTATGAAGCTGAGATCGAAGAGGTGAGAGTCGGCAAAGAAGAGGCGATCAGCAAGCAAGAGTACGAGAAGGCTGCTAAGATGCGCGATAAGGAGAAGAATCTACGAGATCATCTCCAGCAGATCCGCAACGAGTGGGAGAGCAAGAAAGAGGAGCATCAGGTCATCGTCGATGAAGAAGAAGTTGCGACAATCGTCGCTAAACAGACCGGCATCCCCATTACCCGCTTGACCGAAGGCGAGACTGAAAAAGTCCTCAAAATGGAAGAGGCCCTCAAAGGCATGATCATCGGCCAGGATGAGGCGGTAAGCACCGTCTGCCGCGCAATCCGCAGAAGCCGCGCCGATATTAAAGATCCAAACCGCCCCATTGGAGCCTTCCTATTCTTAGGCCCCACAGGCGTTGGAAAGACGCTTCTTGCCAAGCAGCTTGCGATCAACATGTTCGGCGGAGAAGACGCACTTATCCAGATCGACATGTCCGAGTACATGGAGAAGTTTGCAGTCTCGCGCCTCATGGGCTCGCCTCCAGGCTACGTAGGACACGAAGAGGGCGGCCAGCTCACCGAACAGGTGCGCCAGAGACCCTACTCAGTTGTACTCTTTGACGAGGTGGAGAAGGCTCATCCAGATGTGATGAACGTCCTGCTCCAGATTCTTGAAGAGGGACGTTTAACAGACTCTTTTGGCCGGAAGGTCGACTTCCGCAATACGATCATCATCATCACCTCCAACTTGGGAGCTGATCTCATCCGCCGCTCGACAGAAGTGGGCTTCGGCTCAACCGAGGGAATGCCCGACTTTAAGTCGATGCAGGAGAAGATCGAGGGTGCCGTGAGAAAGGGATTCAAACCAGAGTTCATCAATAGACTTGATGGCGTTGTGATCTTCAGAACTCTTGATCGCACACACCTCTTGAGCGTCATCGACCTCGAAGTGAAGAAGCTCCAAGCGAGACTCTCTCGCAAGAACATCTTCTTGGCACTCGACGAGAAGGCGAAAGCCCTCCTCGTGAACAAAGGGTTCCAACCGGAGATGGGAGCACGCCCCCTACGCCGCGTGATCGAGCAGCAGCTGGAAGATCCACTTGCAGAGAAGCTTCTGATGAATCCAGGCAAAGGCGGCAGCTGGCTCGTCTCAGTCGAAGGAGATAAGTTCCTCTTCATCGACCAGGCCCTCGTCACCCACGACTCGAAAAAAGAGATCGTCATCGCCGAGAAGAAGTAG
- a CDS encoding dienelactone hydrolase family protein gives MEKDLVHIQAEKVSLEGSLKIPKGAKGIVLFAHGSGSSRHSPRNQFVAKFLQEGGVATLLIDLLTQDEEREDSVTGELRFDIALLARRLVAVTDWLQKNSQTRELDIGYFGASTGAAAALVAAVEKASLISAVVSRGGRPDMAGSILHLVKAPTLLIVGERDREVIGMNEAAFDKLKCEKKLAIVPNATHLFEEPGALEAVAKLARAWFSTHLGARA, from the coding sequence ATGGAAAAAGATCTCGTTCACATTCAGGCTGAAAAGGTTTCGCTAGAGGGGAGTTTAAAGATTCCCAAGGGAGCAAAGGGAATCGTTCTCTTTGCCCATGGTAGCGGAAGCAGCCGGCATAGCCCCCGGAACCAGTTTGTCGCGAAATTTTTACAAGAAGGGGGCGTCGCAACGCTCCTTATCGATCTACTCACACAGGATGAGGAGAGAGAGGACTCTGTAACAGGAGAGCTTCGCTTCGATATTGCCCTTCTCGCAAGACGGCTAGTTGCTGTCACCGACTGGCTTCAGAAAAATTCCCAGACAAGAGAGCTCGATATCGGCTACTTTGGCGCAAGCACGGGTGCTGCGGCCGCACTTGTTGCAGCAGTGGAAAAGGCTTCGCTCATCAGCGCAGTAGTTTCGCGCGGGGGGCGTCCAGACATGGCGGGTTCAATTCTGCATCTTGTGAAGGCGCCTACACTACTCATTGTCGGAGAGCGCGACCGTGAAGTGATTGGAATGAACGAAGCGGCATTCGATAAGCTAAAGTGTGAAAAAAAGCTCGCGATCGTCCCGAACGCTACCCACCTCTTTGAAGAGCCCGGAGCTCTCGAAGCTGTCGCCAAACTCGCCCGCGCCTGGTTCTCCACCCACTTGGGAGCGCGCGCATAA
- a CDS encoding zinc-dependent alcohol dehydrogenase family protein, which yields MRVMLLEKVREPLKLREVEVPRPGRGELLVEVAACGVCRTDLHIIDGELLHPRLPLILGHQIVGRVAAVGEGVDSKRIGERVGVPWLGGSCNQCAFCKSGRENLCKDAVYTGYQKGGGFAEFCTADADHCFSLPAGYDDLEAAPLLCAGMIGYRALTFIREARRIGLYGFGSSAHLILQLAKAQGREVVVFTREGDKAAQQLAKQLGAIEVYGSETLPSKPLDAAIIFAPVGALVPLALKAVGKAGVVVCAGIHMSDIPSFPYELLWEERELRSVANLTLQDGREFLKLAEKFPLRVSVHAYPLEKANEALRDLKEGKITGSAVLVIKPNPN from the coding sequence ATGAGAGTAATGCTACTAGAGAAGGTGAGGGAGCCGCTGAAGCTGAGGGAGGTGGAGGTGCCGCGTCCTGGCAGGGGAGAGCTGCTGGTCGAGGTGGCGGCGTGCGGCGTCTGCCGCACAGATCTCCATATTATAGATGGCGAGCTTTTGCATCCGCGCCTCCCGCTGATTTTGGGACACCAGATTGTGGGCAGGGTAGCGGCAGTGGGTGAGGGGGTCGATTCCAAGCGGATTGGTGAGAGGGTGGGAGTTCCCTGGCTTGGGGGCTCGTGCAACCAGTGCGCATTTTGCAAATCTGGTAGGGAGAATCTCTGCAAAGATGCGGTCTACACTGGCTACCAGAAGGGTGGAGGCTTTGCCGAGTTTTGTACTGCAGATGCTGACCACTGCTTCTCTCTGCCTGCAGGGTATGACGATTTAGAGGCGGCTCCTCTTCTCTGTGCGGGAATGATCGGCTACCGCGCACTAACGTTCATAAGAGAAGCAAGGAGAATCGGACTCTACGGATTTGGCTCTTCTGCGCATCTCATTCTGCAACTCGCAAAAGCGCAAGGTAGAGAGGTGGTTGTGTTTACACGAGAGGGAGATAAGGCGGCTCAGCAGCTTGCAAAACAGCTGGGTGCAATAGAGGTGTATGGGAGTGAGACGCTTCCTTCTAAACCTCTTGATGCTGCGATTATTTTTGCTCCGGTGGGGGCTCTTGTTCCGCTAGCATTAAAAGCTGTCGGTAAAGCTGGAGTGGTAGTCTGTGCAGGAATCCACATGAGCGATATTCCCTCCTTCCCGTATGAGCTTCTCTGGGAAGAGCGAGAGCTTCGCTCTGTTGCAAATCTCACACTTCAAGATGGAAGAGAGTTTCTTAAACTCGCAGAGAAGTTCCCCTTAAGAGTTAGCGTTCACGCCTATCCTCTTGAAAAAGCAAACGAGGCGCTTCGCGATCTCAAAGAGGGCAAGATCACCGGCTCCGCTGTCTTGGTTATAAAACCAAATCCGAACTAG
- the dnaA gene encoding chromosomal replication initiator protein DnaA produces MLTHNPHDTWTQFLEFIGERCSATEYENWIAPIKLLEASSESLVLEVPNIFVQEYLIDNYKEDLCSFVPKKPDGQPALTFVIAEQKKVISAPSIITATPQDQPPAREMKLNPSYTFENFIEGPANQFVKSAALGVAGRPGRSYNPLFIHGGVGLGKTHLLHAIGHYIKSTNKKTRIQCITTEGFINDIVDNLRNKSIDQMKKYYRTLDVLLVDDIQFLQNRLNFEDEMCNTFETLINQNKQIIITSDKPPGQLKLSERMVARMEWGLVANVGIPDLETRVAILQYKAEQKGLRIPQKAAFFIAEHIFNNVRQLEGAINRLNAYCRLMNLDVTEEVVEKTLSELFQTAPQKSISVEAIIKSVAAVFEVRVGDLRGDSRQKEIAFPRQVAMYLAKEMMNESLIKLASYFGGKTHSTLLHAWKKVALRLEGDETLRRQVQMVRRNLES; encoded by the coding sequence ATGCTGACTCATAATCCACACGACACCTGGACGCAATTTCTAGAGTTCATCGGAGAGCGCTGCAGCGCTACCGAGTATGAGAACTGGATCGCTCCGATTAAGCTCCTTGAAGCCTCCTCTGAATCGCTCGTCCTAGAAGTCCCAAACATCTTTGTTCAAGAGTATCTCATCGACAACTACAAAGAGGATCTCTGTAGCTTCGTCCCTAAAAAACCAGATGGGCAGCCCGCTCTGACTTTTGTGATCGCCGAGCAGAAAAAGGTCATCTCAGCCCCCTCTATTATCACCGCCACACCCCAGGATCAGCCTCCCGCACGGGAGATGAAGCTAAACCCCTCATATACTTTTGAGAACTTCATCGAGGGACCCGCAAACCAGTTCGTAAAATCGGCAGCCCTGGGCGTCGCCGGCAGGCCGGGAAGATCCTACAACCCGCTCTTTATTCATGGCGGGGTAGGCCTCGGAAAGACCCACCTCCTCCACGCGATCGGCCACTATATTAAGAGCACAAATAAGAAGACCCGCATCCAGTGCATCACGACCGAAGGGTTCATCAACGATATCGTTGACAACTTGCGAAACAAGTCGATCGACCAGATGAAAAAATACTACCGCACCTTAGACGTACTTCTGGTGGACGATATCCAGTTTCTGCAAAACCGGCTCAACTTTGAAGATGAGATGTGCAATACTTTTGAGACCCTCATCAATCAGAACAAGCAGATCATCATCACCTCAGATAAACCGCCAGGACAGCTCAAGCTCTCAGAGAGAATGGTGGCGCGGATGGAGTGGGGCCTAGTTGCAAACGTCGGCATTCCCGATCTAGAAACACGTGTGGCGATTCTGCAGTATAAAGCTGAACAGAAGGGCCTGCGCATTCCTCAGAAGGCCGCCTTCTTTATTGCAGAGCATATCTTTAATAACGTGCGTCAGCTTGAAGGAGCGATCAATCGCTTAAACGCCTACTGCCGCCTGATGAACCTCGACGTCACAGAAGAGGTCGTAGAAAAAACTTTGAGTGAACTCTTCCAGACCGCTCCTCAAAAAAGCATCTCGGTAGAGGCCATCATAAAAAGCGTAGCAGCGGTCTTTGAAGTGCGCGTTGGAGACCTGCGCGGAGATTCAAGACAGAAAGAGATCGCCTTTCCAAGACAAGTTGCCATGTATCTCGCTAAAGAGATGATGAACGAATCCCTGATTAAGCTCGCCTCCTACTTTGGAGGAAAGACCCACTCCACCCTTTTACACGCTTGGAAAAAAGTCGCACTCCGACTAGAAGGAGATGAGACGCTCAGAAGACAGGTTCAGATGGTGCGTCGCAATTTAGAAAGCTAG
- a CDS encoding DUF5399 family protein, whose protein sequence is MSLRPKTIDNLGVEAYTRYAEDEKLRGDALVKDAHLAPSQAAEVDVTTPSYASEFDALFGISKRNAPWADFSAPPKFHEQKRRLFTHQILPSLGTADKKEVQSQRIIDLVETTKKRKETMASEGKETLQMNREFEEEESEKKVLLNALNRISTLERTLIDINSRRGQYHKG, encoded by the coding sequence ATGTCGCTCCGCCCAAAGACGATCGATAACTTAGGAGTAGAGGCCTACACCCGCTACGCAGAAGATGAGAAGCTGCGCGGGGATGCACTAGTTAAGGATGCGCACCTGGCACCCTCTCAGGCTGCCGAAGTCGATGTTACGACCCCCTCCTATGCAAGCGAGTTCGATGCTCTCTTTGGAATTTCAAAACGCAACGCCCCCTGGGCCGACTTCTCTGCTCCTCCCAAATTCCACGAGCAGAAGAGACGTCTCTTCACCCATCAGATCCTTCCATCACTGGGGACGGCTGACAAGAAAGAGGTGCAGTCGCAGAGAATCATCGATCTGGTAGAGACGACAAAGAAGCGAAAAGAGACGATGGCATCAGAGGGGAAAGAGACCCTTCAAATGAATAGAGAGTTTGAAGAGGAGGAGAGCGAGAAAAAAGTTCTGCTGAATGCGCTGAATCGCATCTCCACTCTTGAACGCACGCTGATTGACATCAACTCGCGTCGCGGACAATATCATAAGGGCTAG